The sequence TCTCACCAAACACGGCTATCCACCCGATGCACAAGAAGCGGCCACGCAACTGGTGATCCACCAGGCAGAACTCATGGCGGATGGACTCGTGGCGTGACCGACACAACTGAACTCTGACAAGCAACACCGGAGCAATCGACATGGCGACGATCGGATCGATGACAACCAGCCGGTTTCCCGATGGGAACCTGTCCGGGCGGTCGGGCCATAGCCCTTCAAGTTGCTCACGAGTCATCTCATGGCGCGGCCGTCAGCCCGCGACGGGCTGTTCTTCGCGAGTCAGGCATTTGTCGATATGCCGCACCGCCTGGCGCAGACGCTGGCTGTTTTCGACGATTGCCAGTCGCAGGCAGCCTTCGCCGTCTTCGCCGAATCCTCGACCGGGACTGACGGCGACTCCGCCTTCGTTCAGCAGCTTCATGGCGAATTCAATCGAACCCATCTTTCGCCACGGATCGGGGATTTCCGCCCACACGAACATGCCGGCTTTGGGAGGTTCGACGTTCCAGCCCAGACGAGTCAGCCCGTCGCACAATACGTCTCGCCGCGACTGATATTCCGCGGCGATGCTCTCGACCGCAGCGTCGCAGTGTCTCATGGCGACGATTGCCGCGATCTGAATCGGCTGGAAGATTCCATAGTCGTAGTAGCCCTTGATCGTCGCCAGAGCCCGCACCATTTCGCGGTTGCCGCAGCAGAAACCGATACGCCAGCCGGCCATGCTGTAGCTTTTGCTCATCGATGTCAGTTCCACACCCACGTCCAGTGCTCCGGGAACCGACAGAAAACTGGGAGCCATATAGCCGTCGTAGCAGATGTCCGCGTAGGCGAAGTCGCTGATGACCAGAAACCCGTGCTTCTTCGCCAGCTTGACAAGTTCGACATAGAAGTCCGGTTCAATCACCGTCGCCGAAGGATTGTGCGGGAAGTTGACAACCACCACCTTCGGCTTCGGCACCAGGTGCTCGCACGTGTAAGCGATGTTGCGAAGGAATTTTTCCGGGTCGCGGCAGTCCAGAGCGATCACGTTCCCCGACGCCAGCATCACGGCGTAAACATGGATCGGAAACGACGGCGAAGGCACGACGGCGGTGTCTCCCGGCCCCATCAGAGCCAGGCACATATGGCTGAAGCCTTCCTTCGACCCCAGACAC is a genomic window of Planctomycetaceae bacterium containing:
- a CDS encoding aminotransferase class I/II-fold pyridoxal phosphate-dependent enzyme, which encodes MRSESEVLFEDSPFKIPVAERVKRLPPYMFGAINKRKYQLRTQGVDVIDLGMGNPTDPPDPLIVQKIEEALADARNHRYSVSNGIGNLRKEVSARYWKRYGVRLDPNDEVLACLGSKEGFSHMCLALMGPGDTAVVPSPSFPIHVYAVMLASGNVIALDCRDPEKFLRNIAYTCEHLVPKPKVVVVNFPHNPSATVIEPDFYVELVKLAKKHGFLVISDFAYADICYDGYMAPSFLSVPGALDVGVELTSMSKSYSMAGWRIGFCCGNREMVRALATIKGYYDYGIFQPIQIAAIVAMRHCDAAVESIAAEYQSRRDVLCDGLTRLGWNVEPPKAGMFVWAEIPDPWRKMGSIEFAMKLLNEGGVAVSPGRGFGEDGEGCLRLAIVENSQRLRQAVRHIDKCLTREEQPVAG